From a single Rhodococcus qingshengii JCM 15477 genomic region:
- a CDS encoding enoyl-CoA hydratase, whose protein sequence is MSQTQVEDTAVKISVEESVGLGFLTLDRPARRNPLSAETMREVTAALVELSVDERVRVVIVRAEGPVFSAGHDLTEMIGRTLEDERAIFDGCTEMMETVQRIPQPVIAAVQGPAIAAGCQLAASCDLVVAASNAVFGTPGVKIGLFCSTPMVALSRAVGRKRSMQMLLTGQTIDADTAADWGLVNFVVAPEDLDREVRELAAKITTASPLTVKIGKQAFYRQIDLPQAQAYEAMAETMATNAVTCDAQEGMQAFVDKRKPEWRNK, encoded by the coding sequence ATGTCGCAGACACAGGTAGAAGACACTGCAGTGAAGATTTCCGTCGAGGAATCGGTGGGACTCGGTTTCCTGACGCTCGATCGGCCGGCGCGGCGCAATCCGCTCTCGGCGGAGACCATGCGTGAGGTGACGGCTGCCCTTGTCGAATTGTCTGTAGACGAGCGCGTGCGGGTCGTGATCGTGCGCGCCGAAGGCCCGGTGTTCTCCGCCGGACACGATCTGACGGAGATGATCGGGAGAACCCTCGAGGACGAGCGGGCGATCTTCGACGGCTGTACCGAGATGATGGAGACCGTACAACGGATTCCGCAGCCGGTGATTGCCGCAGTACAGGGCCCGGCTATCGCGGCGGGCTGCCAACTGGCCGCGTCGTGTGATCTGGTTGTTGCTGCGTCGAATGCTGTCTTCGGCACGCCGGGCGTCAAGATCGGACTGTTCTGCTCGACGCCCATGGTGGCGCTGAGCAGGGCAGTAGGGCGCAAGCGCTCGATGCAGATGTTGCTCACCGGGCAGACGATCGACGCCGACACCGCTGCGGACTGGGGTCTGGTGAACTTCGTCGTCGCGCCCGAAGACCTGGACCGAGAGGTGCGCGAACTGGCCGCCAAGATCACGACGGCCAGCCCCTTGACGGTGAAGATCGGTAAGCAGGCGTTCTATCGCCAGATCGATCTGCCGCAAGCGCAGGCGTACGAGGCGATGGCGGAAACTATGGCAACCAACGCCGTGACCTGCGACGCTCAGGAAGGTATGCAGGCCTTTGTGGACAAGCGAAAGCCCGAATGGCGCAATAAGTAA
- a CDS encoding coniferyl aldehyde dehydrogenase, whose protein sequence is MSTDAAVTTDLEEILRAQQEATRAAGLPSAQTRRERIQRVVDLLVANHKDLTEAINEDFGGRIPAYSVMNDVLGSMVSLKHVRDSLEEWMIRSPRATGAMQDQLGATAYVSYQPKGSIGIIGTWNAPLFTLLSPLACALGAGNRAVLKPSEIVPNTAAVLAEAARRTLDPVEVAVVTGGPEVADLLTSLPFDHLVFTGSTTVGKLVMANAAKNLVPVTLELGGKSPSVLSRSADISSAASRLAIAKSTNAGQLCVSPDLIYVPRENTEAFIDAFTDQFTGLFPTIADNKDMVSIVSDRHLARIEGYIADAEERGARIITVPDEELSADTRRRPLRIVVDPPTDAQIMKEEIFGPAVVVLPYDQLDNVVADINSRPKPLALYYFGTDLDEKESVLERTVSGGVTINDAMSHPGLSDAPFGGVGASGIGHYHGREGFLEFSHARTVFEAAQHDPRGEWGMLPPYGEGFEQMMLAQVTP, encoded by the coding sequence ATGAGCACCGATGCCGCCGTCACCACTGATCTCGAAGAGATTCTGCGCGCTCAGCAGGAAGCAACTCGAGCCGCTGGTCTTCCGTCCGCGCAGACACGACGCGAGCGCATTCAACGCGTCGTCGATCTCCTGGTGGCAAACCACAAGGATCTGACCGAGGCGATCAACGAAGACTTCGGCGGCCGAATCCCGGCCTACTCGGTGATGAATGACGTTCTCGGGTCGATGGTTTCACTCAAGCACGTTCGTGATTCGCTCGAAGAGTGGATGATTCGCTCACCGAGAGCTACCGGAGCGATGCAGGACCAGTTGGGTGCCACGGCGTACGTGTCGTACCAGCCGAAGGGTTCGATCGGCATCATCGGAACCTGGAATGCTCCCCTGTTCACTCTCCTGAGCCCGCTCGCCTGCGCCCTCGGAGCAGGAAATCGCGCCGTTCTCAAACCGTCGGAGATCGTGCCCAATACTGCGGCCGTCCTGGCCGAGGCGGCTCGTCGAACTCTCGACCCCGTGGAGGTCGCGGTGGTGACCGGCGGCCCGGAAGTCGCTGATCTGCTGACGTCGCTGCCTTTCGACCACCTCGTCTTCACCGGCAGCACGACCGTCGGAAAGCTGGTCATGGCCAATGCTGCGAAGAACCTGGTGCCGGTCACCCTCGAACTCGGCGGCAAGTCACCGAGCGTCTTGAGCCGCAGTGCCGATATCAGCTCTGCTGCTTCGCGTTTGGCTATCGCGAAGTCCACCAACGCCGGTCAACTCTGTGTCTCTCCCGATCTGATCTACGTTCCGCGCGAGAACACGGAAGCATTCATCGACGCGTTCACCGACCAGTTCACGGGACTGTTTCCCACGATCGCCGACAACAAAGACATGGTCTCGATAGTCAGCGATCGTCACCTCGCACGCATCGAGGGGTACATCGCGGACGCCGAAGAACGTGGGGCACGGATCATCACCGTTCCCGACGAAGAACTCTCCGCAGACACTCGTCGTCGCCCACTGCGAATCGTGGTCGACCCTCCGACCGACGCGCAGATCATGAAGGAGGAGATCTTCGGGCCGGCCGTCGTCGTCTTGCCGTACGACCAACTCGACAACGTCGTCGCCGACATCAATTCACGACCGAAACCGTTGGCGCTGTACTACTTCGGAACCGATCTGGACGAGAAGGAATCCGTACTCGAACGCACCGTCTCGGGCGGCGTCACCATCAACGACGCGATGTCTCACCCCGGGCTGAGCGACGCACCCTTCGGCGGCGTCGGGGCTTCGGGCATCGGGCACTACCACGGCCGTGAGGGTTTCCTCGAGTTCAGTCACGCGCGAACGGTATTCGAAGCAGCGCAGCATGACCCACGCGGTGAATGGGGAATGCTCCCGCCGTACGGTGAGGGTTTCGAGCAGATGATGTTGGCTCAGGTAACGCCCTAG